In Eschrichtius robustus isolate mEscRob2 chromosome 2, mEscRob2.pri, whole genome shotgun sequence, a single window of DNA contains:
- the CD74 gene encoding HLA class II histocompatibility antigen gamma chain isoform X1, whose product MEDQRDLISNHEQMPMLSQRPRAQESKCSRGALYTGFSVLVALLLAGQATTAYFLYQQQGRLDKLTVTSQNLQLENMRMKLPKPAKPLSKMRVTTPMLMQALPMEGPEPMQNATKYGNMTQDHVMQLLLKADPLKVYPQLKGSFPENLKHLKDTMDGMDWKLFENWMHQWLLFEMSKISVEEKPFEVPPKVLTKCQKEVSRIPDIHPGMFRPKCDENGNYMPLQCYGSIGYCWCVFPNGTEVPHTRSRGHHNCSDPLEMEDLSSGLGVSKQDLGQVIL is encoded by the exons ATGGAAGACCAACGTGACCTCATCTCCAACCATGAGCAGATGCCCATGCTGAGCCAGCGCCCCAGAGCCCAGGAGAG CAAGTGCAGCCGTGGCGCCCTGTACACAGGCTTTTCCGTCCTGGTGGCTTTGCTCCTGGCCGGCCAGGCCACCACCGCCTACTTCCTGTACCAGCAGCAGGGCCGCCTGGACAAGCTGACAGTCACCTCGCAGAACCTGCAGCTGGAGAACATGCGCATGAAGCTTCCCAAAC CCGCCAAGCCTCTGAGCAAGATGCGGGTCACCACCCCGATGCTGATGCAGGCGCTGCCCATGGAAGGCCCGGAG CCCATGCAGAACGCCACCAAGTATGGCAACATGACACAGGACCATGTGATGCAGCTGCTCCTG AAGGCTGACCCCCTGAAGGTGTACCCGCAGCTGAAGGGGAGCTTCCCAGAAAACCTGAAACACCTTAAGGACACCATGGATGGCATGGACTGGAAG CTCTTTGAGAACTGGATGCATCAGTGGCTCTTGTTTGAAATGAGCAAGATCTCAGTGGAGGAGAAGCCCTTTGAAGTTCCACCAAAAG TACTGACCAAGTGCCAGAAAGAGGTCAGCCGCATCCCTGACATCCACCCGGGCATGTTCAGGCCCAAGTGCGACGAGAACGGCAACTATATGCCGCTCCAATGCTATGGGAGCATCGGCTACTGCTGGTGTGTCTTCCCCAACGGCACCGAGGTCCCCCACACCAGGAGCCGTGGGCACCATAACTGCAGCG ACCCACTGGAAATGGAGGATCTGTCGTCTGGGCTGGGCGTGTCCAAGCAGGATCTTGGTCAGG TCATCCTGTGA
- the CD74 gene encoding HLA class II histocompatibility antigen gamma chain isoform X2 — protein MEDQRDLISNHEQMPMLSQRPRAQESKCSRGALYTGFSVLVALLLAGQATTAYFLYQQQGRLDKLTVTSQNLQLENMRMKLPKPAKPLSKMRVTTPMLMQALPMEGPEPMQNATKYGNMTQDHVMQLLLKADPLKVYPQLKGSFPENLKHLKDTMDGMDWKLFENWMHQWLLFEMSKISVEEKPFEVPPKDPLEMEDLSSGLGVSKQDLGQVIL, from the exons ATGGAAGACCAACGTGACCTCATCTCCAACCATGAGCAGATGCCCATGCTGAGCCAGCGCCCCAGAGCCCAGGAGAG CAAGTGCAGCCGTGGCGCCCTGTACACAGGCTTTTCCGTCCTGGTGGCTTTGCTCCTGGCCGGCCAGGCCACCACCGCCTACTTCCTGTACCAGCAGCAGGGCCGCCTGGACAAGCTGACAGTCACCTCGCAGAACCTGCAGCTGGAGAACATGCGCATGAAGCTTCCCAAAC CCGCCAAGCCTCTGAGCAAGATGCGGGTCACCACCCCGATGCTGATGCAGGCGCTGCCCATGGAAGGCCCGGAG CCCATGCAGAACGCCACCAAGTATGGCAACATGACACAGGACCATGTGATGCAGCTGCTCCTG AAGGCTGACCCCCTGAAGGTGTACCCGCAGCTGAAGGGGAGCTTCCCAGAAAACCTGAAACACCTTAAGGACACCATGGATGGCATGGACTGGAAG CTCTTTGAGAACTGGATGCATCAGTGGCTCTTGTTTGAAATGAGCAAGATCTCAGTGGAGGAGAAGCCCTTTGAAGTTCCACCAAAAG ACCCACTGGAAATGGAGGATCTGTCGTCTGGGCTGGGCGTGTCCAAGCAGGATCTTGGTCAGG TCATCCTGTGA